A single window of Rubripirellula lacrimiformis DNA harbors:
- a CDS encoding PEP-CTERM sorting domain-containing protein, translating to MYRMNAVCGLILALLTTCGERAESAVITFGIFGGDSPSTVSALVGSNPDVVSSVLTDLTATSLAGVDVVWAFNNDNFGQLDGLMDNSTAISSFVMNGGGLIYHDRRVTGAGAVGANRVLPGDGFSTTRDPDSLAAEDINIAPGASGPAVDMLTNASLDNGNESSHGYATLASLPSGSTPFLTRADDTHIVDFQYAFGDGFVYYSTIPLDAKFSSGAAPFDTLYASNVVNFSVQAVAVPEPSSMALALCGSVGFVMAVRRRRKTAA from the coding sequence ATGTACCGAATGAACGCGGTTTGTGGATTGATCCTTGCACTGCTAACGACTTGTGGCGAACGTGCAGAATCTGCCGTCATTACCTTCGGCATCTTCGGAGGCGATAGCCCGTCTACCGTTTCGGCCTTGGTTGGAAGCAACCCCGACGTAGTTTCATCTGTTCTTACTGACCTAACGGCCACTAGCCTTGCTGGCGTGGACGTAGTCTGGGCTTTCAATAACGATAATTTTGGACAGCTCGATGGCTTGATGGACAACAGTACTGCCATCAGTAGCTTCGTGATGAACGGCGGAGGGCTGATTTACCACGACCGTAGAGTAACTGGTGCCGGCGCAGTTGGCGCCAACAGAGTCTTGCCGGGCGACGGATTTTCCACGACCAGAGATCCCGACTCACTTGCAGCAGAGGACATCAATATTGCACCGGGCGCAAGCGGGCCCGCAGTCGATATGCTCACCAACGCTTCGCTCGACAACGGAAACGAGTCCAGTCACGGGTATGCGACTCTGGCCTCGCTTCCGTCAGGATCAACACCGTTTTTGACCCGTGCAGACGACACCCATATCGTTGATTTCCAATATGCCTTTGGCGACGGATTCGTGTATTACTCGACGATACCGCTTGACGCCAAGTTTAGCTCTGGCGCCGCCCCCTTCGACACCCTCTACGCATCGAACGTCGTCAACTTCTCCGTCCAAGCAGTTGCGGTTCCCGAACCATCATCGATGGCTCTGGCGCTTTGCGGTTCGGTCGGCTTTGTGATGGCGGTTCGCCGTCGTCGAAAGACGGCAGCTTAA
- a CDS encoding cysteine desulfurase family protein has protein sequence MVCIERLAGLCPPDDVVSPLLVCSVLSLPYSPVIYLDFNRTTPMAPSVVEAMKPYWLTHFMLPGQEHPHAQAVAEALENAREGVAILAGCEPFEVVFTGGGTEANNLGILGGVDRSERGHVLVSTLEHDSVLGATAHLAELGWEVESVPCDSNGLVDPESLGRAIRSTTRLACVQLANPVLGTIQPVREIADICHSRGVSLHCDATQAFGKMPVDVTELRADTVSVSAHKFYGPKGSGALYVRRGLSLRPISFGEPREMGLRPGAENIPGCIGLGAAASLAGRCAGDVAASIGDLRDHFAYGLLSSLGDRARILCLDSPRLPNTIAIEMPGDAKRIQRAARQLAIATAQSDTPPDETTRALRAIGMSGAQVGRTIRLSLGWTSSRDQVDRAIELLADASDAASAA, from the coding sequence ATGGTCTGCATCGAGCGGTTGGCCGGCCTTTGTCCGCCGGATGACGTTGTCTCGCCGCTGTTGGTCTGTTCGGTTCTCTCACTCCCTTATTCGCCTGTGATCTACCTCGACTTCAACCGAACCACTCCGATGGCGCCGTCGGTCGTCGAGGCGATGAAGCCGTATTGGCTGACCCACTTCATGCTGCCCGGTCAAGAGCATCCGCATGCCCAGGCGGTCGCCGAGGCGCTCGAGAATGCTCGCGAAGGGGTGGCGATCTTGGCCGGATGTGAGCCGTTCGAGGTCGTCTTTACCGGCGGGGGGACCGAGGCGAATAACCTTGGGATCCTGGGCGGTGTCGATCGGTCCGAGCGAGGGCATGTGCTGGTCAGCACGCTGGAGCACGATTCGGTCCTGGGGGCTACTGCTCATCTGGCCGAATTGGGCTGGGAAGTGGAATCGGTCCCCTGTGATTCCAATGGCTTGGTGGACCCCGAGTCGCTCGGGCGGGCGATCCGAAGCACGACCCGTTTGGCGTGTGTGCAGCTGGCCAATCCGGTGCTTGGCACGATCCAGCCGGTTCGCGAAATCGCCGACATCTGCCACAGTCGGGGGGTGTCGCTTCACTGCGACGCGACGCAGGCATTTGGGAAGATGCCCGTGGATGTGACGGAGCTGCGTGCCGATACCGTTTCGGTCAGCGCGCATAAGTTCTATGGGCCCAAGGGAAGTGGTGCGTTGTACGTTCGGCGGGGGCTGAGTCTGCGGCCGATCAGCTTCGGCGAGCCCCGGGAGATGGGCCTGCGGCCGGGGGCGGAGAACATCCCGGGATGCATCGGTCTGGGCGCCGCCGCATCGCTGGCGGGCCGTTGTGCCGGCGACGTTGCCGCCAGCATTGGGGATCTTCGTGATCACTTTGCCTATGGGCTTCTGTCTTCCCTTGGCGATCGGGCTCGGATCCTCTGTCTTGATTCTCCGCGGCTGCCCAACACGATCGCCATCGAGATGCCTGGGGACGCAAAGCGGATCCAGCGAGCGGCCCGCCAGTTGGCCATCGCGACTGCCCAGTCGGACACGCCGCCCGACGAGACGACCCGTGCTCTGCGGGCGATCGGGATGTCGGGGGCCCAGGTCGGGCGAACGATCCGATTGTCGCTCGGTTGGACCTCCAGTCGCGATCAAGTGGACCGGGCGATCGAGCTGCTTGCCGATGCCTCCGACGCAGCATCTGCGGCCTAG
- a CDS encoding DUF1559 family PulG-like putative transporter, with translation MKRTKLGFTLVELLVVITIIGILMGLLIPAVNSARETARRNQCATNMKNLALAGVQYENTKGSMPGWVTKFGFFAGGVDPSDLGNFGGSVPAHVKVGGFGVTILPWLDAQPTYEHWTQDRYPIVNDGSGDLDATTGSSGDGFHELAAPNLAIFQCPSNPVSSGSHAKNSYVSNNGMSHLRTDIGSRGATGHDSSTPGTPVATYDGSQTKANGVFTAKYLGVSTSGSMMGTGPSIGLDDMKDGQGFTILFSENVQALPWHRPGFVAQGSPAATALAPVSGTEDVLTSPALLYSRFTNGMVWHYEDPRASDLNGLPTPPTSPSGASVTDVPRQHRINGGGTTVQDDVFNLQMTDNTFDAPSLARPSSAHIDGVNAAFADGATRFISDSVDYRVQQAVMTPRGKSSNVPWQEFVLTDELGQ, from the coding sequence ATGAAGCGAACAAAACTCGGTTTTACCCTGGTCGAATTGTTGGTGGTGATCACCATCATCGGCATTCTGATGGGGCTCCTAATTCCCGCGGTCAACTCGGCCCGCGAGACGGCTCGCCGCAACCAGTGCGCGACCAACATGAAGAACCTGGCTCTGGCTGGCGTTCAATACGAAAACACGAAAGGCTCCATGCCTGGTTGGGTGACGAAGTTCGGCTTCTTCGCTGGCGGCGTTGACCCATCCGACCTGGGTAACTTCGGTGGCTCGGTTCCAGCTCACGTCAAGGTCGGTGGCTTCGGTGTCACGATCCTGCCTTGGTTGGACGCTCAACCAACCTACGAACACTGGACGCAAGACCGTTACCCGATCGTCAACGACGGCTCGGGTGACCTGGACGCCACAACCGGCTCATCGGGCGACGGCTTCCACGAACTGGCCGCACCTAACCTGGCCATCTTCCAGTGCCCCAGCAACCCAGTCAGCTCAGGCAGCCACGCCAAGAACAGCTACGTGTCCAACAACGGCATGTCGCACCTGCGAACCGACATCGGAAGCCGCGGAGCCACTGGCCACGACAGCAGCACACCAGGAACTCCGGTCGCCACCTACGATGGCTCGCAAACCAAGGCCAATGGTGTGTTCACTGCCAAGTACCTAGGGGTCTCAACCTCAGGATCAATGATGGGCACCGGCCCCAGCATCGGCCTAGACGACATGAAAGATGGCCAGGGCTTCACCATCCTGTTTTCTGAAAATGTCCAAGCACTTCCTTGGCACCGACCAGGCTTCGTCGCTCAAGGATCCCCCGCAGCGACGGCACTTGCACCGGTTTCTGGCACTGAAGACGTACTAACTTCACCAGCACTACTTTACTCGCGGTTCACCAACGGAATGGTGTGGCACTACGAAGATCCTCGCGCCAGCGATTTGAACGGTCTTCCTACGCCGCCGACCAGCCCATCGGGCGCCTCGGTCACTGACGTTCCTCGCCAGCACCGAATCAATGGCGGTGGCACGACGGTCCAAGACGATGTCTTCAACTTGCAAATGACAGACAACACTTTCGACGCCCCGAGCTTGGCGAGACCATCCTCCGCGCACATCGACGGCGTCAATGCAGCGTTCGCCGACGGTGCCACTCGCTTTATCAGCGATTCCGTCGACTATCGCGTCCAACAAGCAGTGATGACCCCTCGCGGTAAGAGCAGCAATGTTCCGTGGCAAGAATTTGTACTGACCGACGAACTTGGACAGTAG
- a CDS encoding prenyltransferase/squalene oxidase repeat-containing protein → MWICELRYIAAYDACKLLRTTGIPTKTVFRVITTRFLCWRPPMQASLVADTVLALMGIDRYASPQQRPRVAVARKAADEWLATALLVSQQDRLWRLWGLHHLGGDDEIKRSVREDILAAQQSDGGWSETSQRPSDALSTGQTIFMLCRTGTAPDHPAIIRGGDFLLRTQYPDGSWKFESHATPVQPFFDNGDPHGKNQFISVAATAWATSALLQSLPQLD, encoded by the coding sequence TTGTGGATATGCGAACTGCGGTACATCGCGGCTTACGACGCGTGCAAATTGCTGCGGACAACTGGCATTCCAACGAAGACTGTTTTTCGTGTCATCACCACACGCTTCTTATGTTGGCGTCCGCCGATGCAGGCTTCGTTGGTGGCCGATACGGTCCTGGCGTTGATGGGGATCGATCGGTACGCGTCTCCGCAGCAACGGCCCCGTGTCGCGGTCGCTCGCAAGGCAGCCGACGAATGGCTGGCCACCGCTTTGCTGGTCAGTCAGCAGGATCGTCTTTGGCGACTATGGGGGTTGCATCACCTTGGTGGAGATGACGAAATCAAGCGAAGCGTTCGCGAGGATATTTTGGCGGCGCAACAGAGCGATGGTGGGTGGTCCGAAACATCCCAACGCCCCAGTGATGCCCTGTCCACCGGGCAAACAATCTTCATGCTGTGCCGCACTGGGACGGCGCCCGATCATCCGGCGATCATCCGCGGCGGTGACTTTCTGTTGCGGACTCAGTACCCCGACGGATCGTGGAAGTTTGAAAGTCACGCCACGCCGGTGCAACCATTCTTTGACAATGGTGACCCGCACGGCAAGAATCAATTCATATCAGTGGCCGCAACCGCATGGGCGACGTCCGCTCTTCTTCAGTCCTTGCCTCAGCTTGATTAG
- a CDS encoding PP2C family protein-serine/threonine phosphatase, with translation MNKTLPNYLKVHRGPDQQNAPSLDAPSHAGPPADSVEQFWNDFTCTTGWRLDRRARRRSKTVQVLPTVSDIDLGSVLENTSGSTLDAIIDPAQPYPASPHGPTHAPESPATHSRHELSKKSATRLAEAADRLTTELTEARDTLRHQSMELAARASLMAGADETTPLADRIESLLGDAAAACHCDAAVLYLLDDNTEFLEGRAAFGISSQTLAKPPRHLRGSRGDLEAMVRDVVTIDDFAAGSIDTWNPPETFAAGICVVIKSVGVPIGTLWLFANKTTEFGKSETAAARLVASAISLELSSASQRRDTHTEKQETSTVHEVATWQQESLPVGSNLAEHWRVDGMIDSPQEWATGWHAWDVLPDGTLMLAIAEAVERSIVGAMHAAVARSALSSHTGYRHTPAQILGRVSDTLWQTSTGEQLVSMLYARIDPETGEGEVASAGNITAMVGNKYGYRPLVDGRGEPLNSHIDARPTMRTFRLLAGETMLAYTQGMNTEQLTQRCLGTHLRRSMRAGERNPLAAIRRELASAPLTTERGAVSLLRI, from the coding sequence GTGAACAAGACGCTCCCCAACTATTTAAAAGTCCACCGCGGACCTGACCAACAGAACGCCCCCTCCCTCGACGCACCCTCCCATGCCGGTCCCCCCGCCGACAGCGTCGAGCAGTTCTGGAATGACTTTACCTGCACCACCGGATGGCGGCTCGACCGACGAGCAAGACGCCGCAGCAAAACGGTGCAGGTCCTGCCAACGGTCAGCGATATTGATCTGGGGAGCGTCTTGGAAAACACCAGCGGCAGCACGCTGGATGCGATCATCGATCCAGCTCAGCCCTACCCTGCATCACCACACGGACCGACTCATGCACCGGAGTCACCAGCGACACACAGTCGCCATGAACTGAGCAAGAAATCAGCGACACGGTTGGCCGAAGCTGCCGACCGGCTGACCACCGAACTGACCGAAGCACGCGATACCCTCCGTCATCAATCGATGGAACTGGCCGCTCGAGCGTCGCTGATGGCCGGTGCGGACGAAACCACTCCGCTTGCCGATCGCATTGAATCGCTGCTTGGCGACGCGGCGGCAGCCTGCCACTGCGATGCCGCAGTGCTGTACCTGTTGGATGACAACACCGAGTTTTTAGAAGGAAGAGCCGCGTTTGGAATCAGCAGCCAAACCTTGGCCAAGCCCCCGCGGCATTTGCGTGGCAGTCGCGGTGACCTCGAAGCCATGGTCCGCGACGTCGTCACGATCGACGACTTTGCCGCTGGATCCATCGATACCTGGAACCCACCGGAAACTTTCGCCGCGGGGATCTGCGTTGTCATCAAATCGGTCGGCGTCCCCATCGGGACTCTTTGGCTGTTCGCGAACAAGACCACCGAATTCGGCAAATCAGAAACGGCTGCCGCTCGACTGGTCGCAAGCGCCATCTCGTTGGAACTATCGTCCGCATCCCAGCGGCGCGACACCCACACCGAAAAGCAAGAAACATCGACGGTCCATGAAGTCGCCACATGGCAACAAGAATCGCTGCCCGTAGGATCCAACCTTGCCGAGCACTGGCGCGTCGATGGCATGATCGATTCGCCCCAAGAATGGGCAACGGGATGGCACGCTTGGGACGTACTGCCCGACGGCACGCTGATGCTGGCGATTGCCGAAGCGGTCGAGCGATCGATCGTCGGCGCCATGCATGCAGCGGTCGCCCGATCAGCCCTTTCGTCACACACCGGATACCGACACACACCTGCCCAGATCCTAGGGCGAGTCAGTGATACGCTGTGGCAAACCAGTACCGGCGAACAACTGGTGTCGATGCTGTATGCACGAATCGATCCGGAAACTGGCGAAGGCGAAGTTGCATCTGCGGGCAACATCACTGCGATGGTCGGAAACAAATACGGATACCGGCCATTGGTCGACGGACGTGGCGAACCACTCAACAGCCACATCGATGCCCGTCCCACCATGCGAACGTTCCGACTGCTGGCCGGCGAAACCATGCTGGCGTACACCCAAGGCATGAACACCGAACAACTGACGCAGCGATGCCTGGGCACGCACCTACGCCGCTCGATGCGAGCAGGTGAACGCAACCCACTCGCAGCGATTCGGCGTGAACTGGCCAGCGCTCCACTGACGACGGAACGCGGCGCAGTTTCGCTGCTAAGGATCTAG
- the nusB gene encoding transcription antitermination factor NusB, whose product MSTRRRAREIVLQLLYEADINGTRDVDSARRFIRSRLQGRKALTDFATQLLEGTLQHRDAIDEQLGQLATNWTLPRMPVVDRNVLRLGGYEILFGDTPGRVAVNESIVLAKRYGDTNSPRFVNGILDRMMKNKA is encoded by the coding sequence ATGTCCACTCGCCGCCGCGCCCGCGAGATCGTTTTGCAATTGCTTTACGAAGCCGACATCAACGGGACCCGAGATGTCGATTCGGCCCGACGGTTCATCCGTTCTCGCCTGCAAGGCCGAAAAGCACTCACCGACTTCGCCACCCAACTGCTCGAAGGCACTCTGCAGCATCGCGATGCCATCGACGAACAATTGGGCCAATTGGCGACCAACTGGACGCTACCGCGAATGCCCGTGGTCGACCGCAACGTGCTGCGACTAGGCGGCTACGAAATCCTGTTCGGTGACACCCCCGGTCGCGTCGCCGTCAATGAATCCATCGTTCTGGCTAAACGATACGGCGACACCAACAGCCCCCGATTCGTCAATGGCATCCTCGACCGCATGATGAAGAACAAAGCCTGA